In a genomic window of Streptomyces koelreuteriae:
- a CDS encoding TetR family transcriptional regulator: protein MSETGLRERKKRRMYEVVSDVAVRLFLEKGFDAVSVAEVAAAAEISKPTLFRYFPAKEDLVLYRIADHEGEAARVVAEGEGPPVEALRRHFLEGLERNDPVTGLNDHPQVLAFHALLYGTPSLVARAHTHQERSEAALAEVLGGDLDARLAAGQIMAVLRVLALENWRRIAAGERVADVRADAVAAADRAFGWLGAGLPPVGRSRARGESE from the coding sequence ATGAGCGAGACCGGGCTGCGTGAGCGCAAGAAGCGGCGGATGTACGAGGTCGTGTCGGACGTCGCGGTGCGGCTCTTCCTGGAGAAGGGGTTCGACGCGGTGTCCGTCGCCGAGGTGGCGGCGGCGGCCGAGATCTCCAAGCCGACGCTGTTCCGGTACTTCCCGGCGAAGGAGGATCTGGTGCTGTACCGGATCGCCGACCACGAGGGGGAGGCCGCGCGGGTGGTGGCGGAGGGGGAGGGGCCGCCGGTGGAGGCGTTGCGGCGGCATTTTCTGGAGGGGCTGGAGCGGAACGATCCGGTGACCGGGCTCAACGACCATCCCCAGGTGCTCGCCTTCCACGCCCTGCTCTACGGGACGCCCTCCCTGGTCGCCCGTGCGCATACGCACCAGGAGCGGTCGGAGGCGGCGCTGGCCGAGGTGCTCGGGGGTGATCTGGACGCGCGGCTGGCGGCCGGGCAGATCATGGCCGTGCTGCGGGTGCTCGCGCTGGAGAACTGGCGGCGGATCGCGGCGGGGGAACGGGTGGCGGACGTGCGGGCGGATGCGGTGGCTGCGGCGGATCGGGCGTTCGGGTGGCTGGGGGCCGGGTTGCCGCCCGTCGGCCGTTCACGGGCTCGCGGTGAGAGTGAGTAA